In Oryzias latipes chromosome 10, ASM223467v1, the genomic window TGTTCATCCCCACCGCCACCGGCGCACCTGTGGGAGGAGAGGACGCATTAACGCCAAGCATCCTGCCAACCGTGGCAATCCACCAAAATCCCGTGACGCGCGCGCAGGTTCCCTCTCTGCGCCTCCATCACCTAAATTAGCCTCGAATGATGTTAATTTCATTTACTTTAACGCAATGGACTAATCAAACATTGATGAGCGGTGTATCGATCACCCCTCATCAAATGATGCACGCTCATCATTTCTCTTAATTGGTGGCGCCCATTTGACTGTGAAGGGATCATTATGGAAATTAAAGACGATTTTGCGATTCATTAAACATGTATCGCACGTTGGGAGGGCGTGAAAACATGACACTCCGCTTCCCATCCGCTCGTTACCTCCGAAATCCGGCCTGAGCCGAATGTCGTATCCTTTCATCAGCCTGTCCACCGTCTCTTTTACCAGAGGCATGTTGCTCGGATCTTTAATATCCTTTACgctggaaacaaaaataaaaaaagacagataaaaATGAGAGGTTTGACGTCCAAAAGGATGCTGCAGTGGTCACACAGAAATGGTCGCATACCTTTGAGCCGAGGCGAAAGtcagcataaataaaaaagtaaaaatccaaAGATGCTTTTTCCCGATCCTCCCCATGGCAACCGTGTTAGAGGCGGCTTCTGGATGCAAGTGAGGAGCGCGCACATCCAACTTACTCCAGAGCGCCGGAGTCAATGATGGGCGCATGCGTACAGGCAGCCCCAGATCAAAGAGTAGAGAGCGATGATGGTGGAAGAGCGGTTTCCATTGCAGAGGAAAATATTAAAGAGACAAGTGGATGTCcttaagaagaaaaatatattcaagaaagaggaaaaataaaatggtttggAGTGTTTTTATTGAGTCATTGGAACATGCCAGACAGTTTTCCCATTTCTAAATCCAAGGTCAAACAGTTGGAATATTGAGGTTGAAATGATCAAgttaatgttttctgtttttgtgctgtaaagTTGATACAAGGCAAAACACAAATGTCTTTTCACAGAAAACAACTGAATGTGCCAATAATAATTATGGATATCTTTTCAATGTGTTTCCTGATAATCAGAGactgcaaagcagcagcagcagcatggcaAGGCAGAAAGGTGGGATGGAAGAGAGCCTCACAATTCCTTTTCTCAGCTTTGAGCATATATTTGAAGCAGTAAAGAGGGATAGGAGCCTTCTCTAAACTGGCTTTGATCTTGAAGATGTGCTTCTGCAGAGAGGGCAGGCTTCTAAAAGCATTGGTTCAACGTTGCATCACCGCCAGTTAACGCCATCACAGATTATATCATGCCGGCTCTTTTTGATGCGTTACATggtttgtgtctctgtgtgacgtCCGGTTGCGTTGTGGGGTTCAAAAGTGACCGGGGTGTTTTGTGCAGATGTGCAGCGAGGAGAACAAACGAGTTTGTGATTCAGTTCTTCTGTCAGATGGggaggggcgggggggggggggggggtacgtgAATCCTGCGAGCTGGCTTTTGCAGAGGTGGAAGATCTTTCAATCTCCATGTCCTCTCAGTCTTAAGGATCCATGTCCCTGCAGGACCagaacaaaacagagcagataaTGTGAGCAGAAGCTTCTCTATTTCCACATTCAGAAATGCTCTATCTCTGCAGTGCTGCACAGCCAAGCCTGCTCCTGTGCTCCACATCACCTCAGCCttgaaaaaaagctgaatcCAAGAGGCAAAATATAAAATGGTACAGATGTGCTGCAGCTGCACTCATGATCTGTGTTCTCTCTTTTTATCCTGCACAATGCTacaaccaaaaattaaaaaaaataaaaatacaaaaaaaacagacacacacaaaatggATTAACAAGACACACATTGAGCAGTTTTGCACTTCTCTGTCTTACGTAAAAGATCTCTTTTTCTCCCTCTAGAGATCTTTTTGCTCTTATCTCCCCTTTTTCTTCTTGGACATGAAACTCTGCGCTCTTTAAGTGGCACTCTCATACGTAGAAAAGTTATGAGTCATTACTTTGTGCAGATTACTGGTATGTGCAAATTCATCGTTGGTTGTCAATTTTTCTCTGaagataaaaagattttttttttaaaggaaacgtTTTTGCAGGAAAATCTTGGGTGATGGAGGGGAAAGGTGGATTCTTTCGGACTCAATATACCAACCAAACACCCACTTTTCTctaattttaatctctgataatTAAAGTCAAAGTACTAGCATGAGAGAACCCAACAAACCACCTAACTCTGGGTTTTTTCTCTTCGCCTACAACTCCTTTGGCTTTTGCAGCAAATTAAGGATGTCTTTCCTGCtttgaaaaaagtcagaaaattgTTCTTGAGAAACTGCATTAAGTTTGTGGTTTAAGTTGTAATGCTAATTTAAACTATTGTCATCTTAATTTTTAGGATAGACTTTAAGAAATGATGTCTTGCATCCTGATGTTGGCTGGAATTCTTACCTGGCTCTCTCCATGGTGTCTTTGGCCAGATAAATATACCAATAGACCAGGTTGAAGAGGGCAAAGGTCAAAGGGAAGAGGATGCGAGCATATGAGTCAATGCGGCTGGTCCCGGCCAGCTGCGGTATCTGAGGAAAAGCTGAACCCTGTTGAAGGAAAATCGGAGTTGGCGGGATTTCTCCCGGCTCACTGCAGCTCACTGAATGGTTTCTCCTCTTCAGGCCTTCCTGAAAGCTGCTGTCCGActaggaaaaaaacagcaagaaaaaaaggagtcaTGCTTCaagacaaaaatacacaaaataggACAAAATTTGGGGATAACTGTAGTTTTTGTCTATATGattttttgcaggttttttttaaatcatacacCACAATTTAGAGATTATTGTTCTTCATTCCTCATTGGAGctatttttaaacattgatCTATGAGTTCTGCATGTGAGACAGATCCCAGGAGGGACTCTGTAGTGGCTTAGACATTAACgattttcaaattcaaaaaatgaataaattaattttatgaataattcttgtggcattttcctgatggtggaggacatagaaaagaaaattaagcttaaaattgcatttctgagtttttctttattcaattggTTGTGATTCAGgggtagatgaaaaaaaaaatgtagtttgacgAAAGCCTGCATtagttatgtagaaaatacgatGAGGggcacaaactccctgctctgcaccattctgatgcatccacctgaagacaaatagatccacgtatgtctttgttttcctcgtctgatctggcatctggatcaaaactgtgagGCTGGACAGTTGAGAGCGCGTAAACAGaaggatgacgggaagtggggctGGCTAACTCTGGTCTAACAGTctcgtccacaactcagaggtgaatttttgatgaacttggctgccctgcagaaactacagtGGTATGaaaaagtttgggcacccctgataatttccaagatttttcttcattggTTGTtcggatcatcaatttcagttaaatatatcatatagcagatgaacacagtgatatttgagaagtgaaaggaagtttattggatttaaagaaactgtgcaataattacttaaacaaaaataggcaggtgcataaatttgggcacccctgttattttattgattttactaCCTTTAGCAATAATTCttggaacacaaaatttgtATTATAAGCTCATTAACCCTTGACCTACATACACACGTGAAGCCAATCATGAGAAGAGGTATTTAAGGTGGCCAAGAGcaagtttttctcctctttgcatcTTCTCTGAAGAATGTCAACATGGGAACCTCAAAACAGCTGTCAGATCACCTGAAAACCAAGATTGTTCAACAACACAGTTTAGGTGAAGGATCCAAAAAGCTTGCTAAGAGATTTCAGCTGTCAATTTCCACTGTGAGGAATATAGTGAGAAAATGGAAGACCGCAGGCACAGTTCAAGCAAAGGCCCGGAGTGGCCGGCCCAGAAGAATCTCAGATAGGCAGAGGCGAAGGATGGTGAGAACAATCAAACTCAACCCACAGACCAGCTCCAAAGACCTACAACGTGATCACTGTGCATCGTTAAACCACTCAAGCACATCGCACAAGGAGATGCTGTATGGAAGAGTAATGCGGAAGAAGCCTTTTTTGCGCACACGCCACAAACAGAGTCGCTATAGGTATGCTAAAGCACATTTGGATAAGCCAGCTTCATTTTGGAATAAGGTGCTGTGGactgatgaaactaaaatggagTTATTTGGACATAACAAGGGGCGGTATGCTTGGCGAACAAAGAACACAGCATTCCAAGACAAACACTTACTACCCACACGGttccatcatgctttggggcgtTGTGGCCAGTGCAGGTACTGGAAATCTTGTCAAAGTTGAAGGTCGCATGGATTCCAGTCAGTATCAGCAGATTCTAAAATCCCTGTGAACACTGTGTTCATCTGTTTCATCtgctatatgatatatttaactgaaattgatgatccgaACAACCAATcgtttatgaagaaaaatcttgaaaattgtcaggggtgcccaaactttctcataccactggatgtcctagaaaatgacactgtatatttttaattaaggctaaaaacagcattatcccaattaaaagaccagctttgaaaacagatcaaaagatgattggagagggactttaagtATTATTGCCAAGTTCTTACTTACCCAAGACATTCAGAACATAGTTTGATCTGTTGATGACCTCATCTAGTCCTGCTTTAGTCAGGTACTAAAGTCCCGGGCAGCCACACGGgtgaaaatgattttattaagcACTTTAAGGCCTTTACACTTTTGTGTAAGACTAACTATATTTTCTCCTTATACAACatgtatttgcttttattttttcattttacacatATGTTTTCATGTGAATATTCTGTGAATTTcctgctgttcttttttttaatgatgatcaTGTAGCCTTCATCTTACTGAAATCGTGTCATCATCCTCACTCCCAGTGGCGAGAACCTCCAGCCTGTCTTGTCTGGCTCTGTCCTTCATCAGACGGTTGGCCTGCAAGGTGGCGAAGTAGTTCACCGCTGCAAACTCCACCAGAGCCGACGCAACAAAGGCAAAGCACACGGCGATGAACCAGTCCATGGCCGTGGCATAGGAGACTTTGGGTAAGGACTGGCGAGCGCTGATGCTCAGAGTGGTCATGGTCAACACCGTGGTGATGCCTGAAGCAGAGCCAAGTCATTATGAATCCCACAAAGCATGGAGATTGTAATCTCACACTGATTAGCACACATTAATTGTTTAATGATGTTGGGAAAAGGGGCGTACCAGCAACTGTGCGCGCAGGAACGGACTCTTTGTTGATCCAAAAGGAGACTTGTGACAGGACAACCACCATTATTAAAGGAATGTAGGTCTGGATGAGGTAGTAGCCCAGCTTCCTCTGGAGGTGGAAATAGACCACCTGCACAGAGTACTGCCCTGCAGGATGAAAAATATGTCAGAAAATGCAACCCTGAAGGAAAGTCTGTCCTTTGAATAGTAAAAAAGAGCTGCTGATGGAAATGATGACATTAGATGGTGTTAACGAAGTTAGTCGGAAACCGATTATTGATTtcctgatacatttttttatcttttttttaccagcaTAATCCTGTTTGTATCTGTGGTTACTGTTACTTCCAGAGctctatagattttttttacacatctgTATCTTTTACATCCCCTATAAATATATCATGGTAATTTCGAGTTTCcaataaactttacagtttttcttactTAGCCAtcagtatacttgaagttttcCGACAGTTGTGTTCAGACCTGATCATGAATCAGATGAAGTTTTTAGATTTAATGAAGTTCCATTCTTCTACATTTGgttcctccaaaaaacctccaTCCCTAAAATTTGGTTTCAAAGTAGAGAACCAGGATTTAATTTTGTGTCTGTTTCCccatttttttccaacacacTCCATCTTCCCCTGTCCTGTTTATTCAGGAACACCAGAAATGGCTGCATTTGCTGCTCATTTAAGGCAATCACTTAGTTCTGAGGGAAAAATATCCATAAACACATTAAGAAACAGTTTTGATAGCATTTGCGTGGCTCTTTTCATCTTGAAAAATGGTAACCCAGTTTGTTGTGATGAGGAATACCTGTGTTTAACTTGATCATTTCACTGGACAAAGTCTGCCCCACAAGGTCGTACTGCAGAAGACTCATGGACTCTTTGGGACATTCGACAGAAGCTGTCAGGCCTTTCCTCCAGGTGAAAATGATTTCACTGCTGGTGTATGCATCTAAAAATCAAAATGGTTTCAGAAGAAGATTGATCCCAAACAGCttccctcaaaaaaaaaagaaggtttcgGAAGAACTCCGCTTCACTCACAGCTTCCAAACCGGAGAGGACAGGCGTGACCGTCCATGGGGAAATCCATCAGCCTCATCGGACACTCTGCGCTGATTGTCAGTCTGAAAGCAAGAATTTGAAGAGGAAATCAGGGCAAATTTCTTAGTCAGATTCACAAACCAGCACCCCCTAAGATCACCTCATGGTGTAGAGGACAGTCCCGTTCTGCATGATACGGAAGAGCTTGTTGGGCGTGGTCATGTTGTGGGAAATGGACTTCTTGGAGTTTCTGAAAAACGTGTCAGGTGTCCAGATTTTGTCCACCATGCGATTATTCAAACGTAGGATTTCGGTGGGGCCTTCGAATTTCAGACGCTCGTCAACCCACATCTGACGGAAGAACATGTCCATGGTGTACTCCTGATTCAGGAATAAATGCAAAGCAGTTGTTTCCACATAAACTGAAACCATAAAATTGCAGCTTTAGAACGCACAACACCAGAGAGACATTTCAATTAGCCGAGAAAGACGAGGAGAGCTTCTGAGCAATGATGGATGCCACTCATCCTGCATAATTGTGAATCAATTTGTCCAGCCCTTTAACTGTCTGACATGTTGTCCTATTGATTTAGAGGCCTCAATAACAGAATTATGGGTCTGATCACAGAGATTAAGACTCATTAGATGTTCTTGTGGTAGATTGTCCATAAAATTATTCACAAAATCCTTTGCAtctcacatatatatatattaatatctTACCATCTTCACGTCTGAAACAGGTCCAAAGCTGGTgacaaaaatgtctgttttcacCTCTGTGATGCCACCTACAACAATAActtattgtacataaaaacgGTAGCAGTTTGCCTTAAATAATCCAGTGTATGCAGAGAGGAAGGATTGAGCGTTGAAGGTTTAAATTACCTCCAGAGCCAGGTCGTAACCTGTTGTCGTACCCATCCAGCAGTCTATCCAAAATACGAGTAATGTTGtctgaaaatactttttcttcaCCCCAGACATTACCTAGACTGcaaatttaagaaaattaaaaaaaaaaaaagaaatgactaaAAATTAATGTTGAAGCAAAAGGAAGTGAACCTTACCTAATCCAGCAGATAAAAACAACCAGAGATAATGAGGCACCGGCCATGTTTGACAGCAGCTGTCAACTTTTCGGTCAACTTCCCAGCAATTTATGGCAAAACACCCCCTGAGATGTAAAAATCACATGGAGCCTGTTTCCATTTTGTGTCAGGTTACAGGGCTTAAGGACACAAGAGTCACTGAGGCAAGAGCGGTAATCTAATTAACAGATTAGCAAATCCCctacatttttagacaaaccATGGAACCACTTGGTTTCTACTGGAGATACGTttagtttgttaaaataaaataaaaaactaaaactacagACAGACATCACAGAACAGGAAAAGCTCTTGTGTGCACATAAAAACAGGTGAATCTGTTGTCATGAGCACACATAAAGATTGAAAAGAGAAGGATCGAAAATCaattgtttgcatttatttttaaattgaattttttttgcacGTTGTTTTATCttatctctttatttattgCACACCCCAAAAagaatatatggatggatggaaaaaagtTACTGAAAATATCTGTGATGTGGAGTTCACTTCAAATACAAAAGATAATTGCAAGCAGAATCTGCAAAGAGAAATTACATAAGATTTTAATGATATAataatttcaatgttttttctttcttgcaaaTACAGGATTTTGAGTGAGTTGgaagaataaaagaaatagGAGAAAAACCGCGAAAAGGAATGAGTGCAGTCAATGGCGGCAGATgagacaactttttttaaacaaactttattaacaaaagtTCTATCCATGATCCATACACAggatcagaaaaaaagagatttctAAAAAGTACTGTAgatgttaaataaaattatgaTCACAGAGCACATTTGAGTAAATCACAGCATAATGAAAACAGGGGAAAGTTCAATGTTTCACACTCCACATAAATTCCAAGTTTTTGTAGCTTTCAAATCATTTGAACTTTTTGAGAGGTtcactgtgttgtttttttgtttcaaaaatgaaaagaggtaTAAAAAATGTAGATGAGACAGCTGTACGAATGAAAATGTGTATTCTGACTCCACGCCGCTAGGTGGCAGTATTGTCTGTCAATTGAGCATCAACAGATCTGTTTACATGTATGAGGAAGAATCGAGAAGTTTGATTGAGCAGTTCTAGCACATAACATCACCTGAAGATTTGCCGATGAAACACTGAAACGCCTGACCTGACCTACATCGCTGGCACTGAAATCATCACTGCCGTTTACGTTGAAAAACGTCGTGCTGCTACACGGTTAGCACAGGACAGTCAGGCGGGGACTGACACCGGAGCATGTCGGTGCACTTCGACGAGAGGAGCGGGGTGGTCCCCTGCAAGACACCGTGGGGCTGCTGGTACCAGACCATGGAGGAGGTCTTCATCGAAGTCGGGGTGCCCCATGGGACGTCTGCCAAGGAGGTCAGATGCCGTCTGGGAGCCAGAGACGTCGAGCTGCACGTCAAAGGGAAGGAAATAATCAAGGTAACCCGGTAAAGTATAGTTGTCTTCTTTAAATCATTGGTTAAATTGTAGATCATTTTTTGGTTCAACATCACAAACATTAttcctttttaaatcaaaagtaCTTGCAGTACAGTTTTAAACTTCTACATACAAatagttcttttttctttaatggacACATTTTATGTAAGGCTAGTTTTGCAGGgcaataaaatgattttaaagtgatttatattttaatttttgctttgttttcaggAAAATAGCGTCAATCAACTCTAACCTCATTtatatttgtgtaaaaaagTCAGAAAGTGAAGTTGTCTGTTCTACAGATTGGCTTATACTGGCTAATCCTGAAAAGGAAAAgctttacagtgttttaaagCAGAGAAGTAACAAAACAATGACAGTTTAATCAAAAAGGACACTCGTGATGCAAATATAATTTTATATTGGCTGTCGATGGCTTTGTAAAGTcaatgcacatttaaaaaattaaaattacattttactcTGCTtcattattttaacttttttgtgtgGTTATTGTGAACTTTTTCCCAGGGAAAGTTGTTTGAAACAACCGTGTCAGACGAAGCTACATGGACGTTGGGTAAGTTGCACACCGTTTGGCGTCTTTTGCAGAAGTCTGTGTAGGTTAGCTTTGTGcttctcatttatttattttttttttttccccctcctcaCCAGAGGACAAATGTCTCATTCGGATCATTCTGATGAAGACCAACAGGGAAGCAGGAAACTGCTGGTCTTCTCTTCTTGAGGGGGAGTACTGCGCAAATGCTTGGCTTCAGGATCAGATGCAAAGAAAACTCACTCTGGAGAGGTTTCAGCGGGAGGTCCGTTTATTTAGCTCTCCCAGAAAACCCTTACTGCTACAAGAGATTGGTTCAGTTTTCTCATATAGATTCGTACATTTAAGTCTGCAACTCCTTTTGAGGGAAATTAGAAAAAGCTATTTTCATGCAAATTAACAATTGGTCGTTTCcagcatattaaaaaaagttttggatgattttaaaataatcagACATGCAGGATGTTTGCTGATGTCTCAGCAGACATGTATGATTTTTCAGAAAATTTCACTTATATATTGCTTGTGTTTCTATTTCAGAATCCTGGCTTTGACTTCAGTGGAGCAGAGATCTCTGGGAATTTTACCAGTGGCGGTCCAGACTTTTCCAGTTTACAGAAGTGACACTTCATGTTTACAGAATCTGGTAGACAAAGTGCTActtgggatttgaacccaccCCAGTGAGCAGACGAGCAGAGAATCATCAGTTTGGTCGTTTTTACAAGGGTCGAGTGAGAGACTTATTTCAGAGCCTCCTTCTCTCAATTGTCTGGCACAATAGTTTCCTACGCCTGGTTAAGGTTTTACTCAACCGTTTTGAAGCCAGACTAAAGGAACTTCACTTTTGATTAAGATGAATTGTGTCAAGTGTGTCATCCAAGTAAAGATCCGTGCAAATACAGCTTTTCaataaatctttattgaaaGGTATGAGTTCTTGAGTTTATCAGATGGTATTCCATTGACCACTTTAAACTTGGAACAATTTGATATCACTAGCTCAgccaaacaataaaagaaactcaacagaaaaatgcattttgaattCCAACCCACATTTCCACTGCAGCCACTTTTAAGTGTTCTCTGCATAAACAGAACTCAGTTCAATCTCATGGCTCCATGTCAAGATTCCAAAATCAATGAAAAGATCTCATCTGAACCGCTCCTCACAGTTCAGCTCTGGCAGGGACGTGATGGTCACTTCATTGCTATTTGCCAGAGCTCCTTTACCGCatcataagaaaagaaaaagaaaaaggtcaccTTGGGTAGGAGTGTGCATTCAGGACAGTTTAACAACCTAGGGTGGGAGTTAAGGACTTTGGGTCCGATTTCTTGGTTCCATTTTTGCTGTTCACAAAATCCTTCTCCCTCCTCTTCCACATAGTGGACTGAGGACCTAGGCGGTTCTATACTTAGTAGCTTAAAACTAACAACCCATACCAGGAAACACCAAACACCCTGGTACGGATTCTCCCAAAACAGACTGTGCAATCAAGTTTAGAAGAAAGTAAAAACTTTGCAGGATGGCAGCACATCCACATTCCACACAAAGCACTACTCCTTGTTTCTGGGACAAAAGgaaaaattctcttttttacttttccttccAGAAATTCATCATCATTAATGAAGATCTGGAAGCAAAATAAGGAGGGGGTCATAAATGGGTGACCATAAACTGAAATGAGAtctaaatcagaaaataaaaggtGTAATAGCAGAAGAGTTTTCACTTCCTTCTGTGTGTACGGTCACCCATCTATGGACCCCATCATTAACAAGCTGACTCTGGTATGGTGGGAAGATGGGCGATCTTGTAGTAGCTGTGCTTCAGCTGACGAGCGGTTCTCCCCGAGATGGTCCAGCGGAGTCTCAGACAGTGAGGCTTGAAGCACTTGGTGGTGGCATATTCAGCCAGACACTTTCTAACAAGCTCCCTCACACAAACCAGGTCTCCATCTCTTACCTGCAGAGGACAGAAACCATCAGAAATGTGTGCCATCTGTCCCTCAAACCACACTACTAGACTCTCAATGAACATTGCTGACATGAAGGGATGGGACTTACATTTAGCAGCTTCTGCAGACTTTTCACAGCCTCAGATATCTGGTCGATCTGTTCAGGGTCATGTTGATCCTGGGCCTCATAGCAAACTAGAGCCATTGCAA contains:
- the LOC101161166 gene encoding gamma-aminobutyric acid receptor subunit alpha-6, which gives rise to MAGASLSLVVFICWISLGNVWGEEKVFSDNITRILDRLLDGYDNRLRPGSGGGITEVKTDIFVTSFGPVSDVKMEYTMDMFFRQMWVDERLKFEGPTEILRLNNRMVDKIWTPDTFFRNSKKSISHNMTTPNKLFRIMQNGTVLYTMRLTISAECPMRLMDFPMDGHACPLRFGSYAYTSSEIIFTWRKGLTASVECPKESMSLLQYDLVGQTLSSEMIKLNTGQYSVQVVYFHLQRKLGYYLIQTYIPLIMVVVLSQVSFWINKESVPARTVAGITTVLTMTTLSISARQSLPKVSYATAMDWFIAVCFAFVASALVEFAAVNYFATLQANRLMKDRARQDRLEVLATGSEDDDTISSDSSFQEGLKRRNHSVSCSEPGEIPPTPIFLQQGSAFPQIPQLAGTSRIDSYARILFPLTFALFNLVYWYIYLAKDTMERARDMDP
- the nudcd2 gene encoding nudC domain-containing protein 2; the protein is MSVHFDERSGVVPCKTPWGCWYQTMEEVFIEVGVPHGTSAKEVRCRLGARDVELHVKGKEIIKGKLFETTVSDEATWTLEDKCLIRIILMKTNREAGNCWSSLLEGEYCANAWLQDQMQRKLTLERFQRENPGFDFSGAEISGNFTSGGPDFSSLQK